Within Armatimonadia bacterium, the genomic segment CATGCTTGATTGCGCCCTCTACCTCAGTCGGGATGTCCTGAACGAGCGTGCCGCCTGCGAAGGCGTTGAGAGACTGGATGCCGCGACAGATGCCCAGGACAGGCAGTTCCGGACGCGCGAGTGCGTAGGCGATAGCCACTTCGTCAAGACGGTCTCGCTCCGGACTGAGCGCTCCGAGGGCCCGTGCAGGCTCCGCCCCGTAGCAAAAGGGGTCGACATCGACACCGCCGGTGATCAGCAACCCCTCTGCCCCATTGAGAACTCGCAGCAGCGCTTCGCGGCTCCCGAGACAAGGCACGAGGAAGGGTGCGCCGCCGGCTGCTACCACGGCTTCGGCGTAACTGTGGGGAAGGTGGTCACGAGGACTGGGGTCATCTGAGTAGCCACACAGGATGGCGATCCGGGGCAGCGAAGCGTCAGGCATCTTCAGGCCTCCAGAAAGCTGCTACGAGCCAAAGTACACAGGATATGACCAGCAGCGGCGTGTCTCCGATGCGGTGATAGATGGACAGACCCTCCGCAGGTCGTACGGACTGACCGAGGACGCCCTGACCGTTGACGGGTATCTCCTGAACCACTTCACCGTAGGGCGTGTACAAGGCACTGCGGCCCGTTGTGGCGGCACGCAGCACCCATCGGCGTGACTCCACAGCTCGCATGGAGGCAGTGAAGGAGTGCTGGGCTACCTCCGGGGTGTCCTGTGCCCAGGCATCGCTGGTGAGGAAGGCGAGCACCTCGGCGCCCTGACGGCAGACCTCACGGGTCTGTCGCGGGAAGGTCGCCTCGAAGCAGATGAGCGGGGCCACGCGGACGCCCTTGATGTCGAACAGCTTGCGCCCACTGCCGGGCGTCAGGTCGGTGTTGCGGAGGGGATAGTCACGCAGGCAGGGGAGCTTGTCGCGTAGCGGCACGTACTCGCCAAAGATCAGCAGGTCGTTCTTGTGGTAGCGGTCGACGACCTTGCCTCCGGCGTCGTAGAGCCGTGCGGCGTTGTAGTAAGCCCCGTCGAGCTGCTCCAGCGTACCGATCAGCAGGTGTCCTTTGGTTTGCCGGGCGCCCTCTGCGGCGACGTCTTCCAGGCCCGGATAGGAGGTGATATAGGCAGGGAGAGCGCTCTCGGGCCAGACCGTGAGGTCGGTGTCTGGAGGGACGACCGTGTTGAGCCTCAGGTAGGTGTCCTTTGACCGTTGCACATCGTCATCGGTGACCGGTGTTTGGAGCGGGACGCCTCCCTGCACCACGGCAACCTTCAGCACGCGGCCCTGCGGGTCGGCTTGCCCGTCCTGGTGTCGCGCCTGCTTGAGGGCAAGAGCACCGACGAAGTAGACGCCGAGGAGGAGCGCGTAGGAGGCCAGCGCAGCCGCGTTCGCACGACGCTGCCAGCCCTTCGCGTCGGCTACGGGCGCCCATCCTCGCTCGGCGGCGAGACCAAGCAAGCCCTGCGTCAGCCCGGCATTCACCACCACCATGAGCGCCGTCAGACCAAACTCGCCGAAGACCGAGGCCACCTGGAGGACCGGAAGCTGGTCATGCTGGGTGTAGGCGAGGTCGCCAAAGGTGAAACCAAGGGCCCCGGCATTGGCGCGAACCCAGGAGAGGAGGGTCCAGGCCCCGGCCATACCAGCGACGCGCCAGCCCGGCGAAGGGTTTCGCAGCACCAGGACGGCCGCGATGCCGAACACGACCGGGTAGACGCTCAGGTACAGCACGGCGGCAATCCACGGCAGCGGATGGCCCCACATGGTCAGGTAGTGCATGAAGGGCAGGAAGAAGGTGAGGCCGAAGGCGAGGCCACACAGGGCGCCACGGCCCGCGGTTCGGGCGCTTACCAGGGCCACGAAGAGGGGCATCAGGGCAAACCACGCGAGGGGCCCCATGTCGATCGGCGGGAAGGCCATGTACAGGAGGCCCCCCGCAAGTACGGACAGGATGATCTGGCCGGGGAAGGGGATCCCCGTGGCTCTGGCCTGGCGTGACGCTCGCATAGACACAGCGGCTTTCTACGGGGTTTCCGGCTACTCGACCTGCACCTTGCCTGCTTTGAGCTTGGCCAGGAAGCGCTCCATGCGTACCAGCGCTTCCTTCAGGTTGTCCATGCTCTGGGCGTAGGTGCACCGGAGGTAGCCCTCGCCGCAGTCACCGAAGGCCGTGCCGGGAACTGCAGCGACCTTCTCGTCATACAGCAAGGCCTTCGAGAACTGCTTGGACGTCAGGCCGGTGTGGGCGATGGACGGGAAGGCATAGAAGGCGCCCCGGGCTTCGAAGCACGGGAGGCCGATGTCGTTCAGCCCCTTGATGAACACACGGCGCCGCTGGTCGTAGTCGCGGACCATCTCGTGCATCTCGCGCTCGCAGTGCTGGAGAGCCTCGATGGCACCGATCTGGCCGCTAATCGGCGCCGAAAGGGCAGTGTACGCATGGATGCGCACCATGCCCTCGATCAGCTGACCCGGGGCTGCCGTGAAGCCGATGCGCCAACCCGTCATGGCGTAGGCTTTGGAGAAGCCGTTCATCAGGATCGTGCGCTCTCTCATGCCCGGAAGCGACGCGAAGCAGGTATGCTCGCCGTCGTAAGTCAGGTGCGCATAGATCTCGTCCGACACGACGAAGAGGTCGTGCTCCTCGGCGAGTCGGGCAATCTGCAGCAAGTCCTCGCGCGACATGACGGTGCCGGTCGGGTTGTTGGGGTAGCCGATGATCAGGCCCCGCGTCCGGGGGGTGATCGCAGCCTCCAGGTCCTCCACCTGCGGCCGGAAATCGTGCTCTACGGTGCAGGGAACGACGACGGGGTTGCCGCCGGCCATCGAGACGCAGGCCTTGTAGGAGACATAGCAGGGCTCCGGGACAACGACTTCATCGCCGGGCGAGAGCAAGGCGCGCATGGCGACATCCATGGCCTCGCTGACCCCCATGGTGACGATCAACTCGGTAGCCGGGTCGTAGTCCACTCCCCACCGCATGCCGAGGTCCTCAGCAATGGCCTCGCGCAGTTCCATGAGGCCGTAGTTGCTGGTGTAGGAGGTCTGCCCGCGGCGAAGGCTATCGACGACGGCATCGCAGATCTTCCACGGCGTGGCAAAATCCGGCTCGCCGACACCGAGGGTGACGACGCCCTCCATTCCCAGAGTGAGGTCGAAGAACTCACGGATACCGGAGGGCGGCATGTGCTCAACTTCGGGACGCAGCCGCAGGGACTGTGAAGGAGTGCTCATGGTGTCACCGCCAGACGGTGGGTAGTACGATGTGTGTAGGCCGTGCGGCCCTCAAGCTTGTAGGTCTTCAGGACGAAGGAAGTCGCCGTGCTGCGCACGCCGGGAATCGGCGCGAGCTTCTCAGCGACGAACTGGGCGATCTCACGGAAGTCCTCGCCCTCGACAACCACCTGCAGATCGAAGCCGCCGGACATCAGGTAGACCGAGTGCACCTCGTCGAAGAGGGTGATTTGCTCGGCAATGGCGTCGAAACCGCGGCCATGCTCGGGGACGGCCGACACCGCGATGAAGGCGTAGATCTTGGGGCTGTCGTTCTTCTCCCAGTTCACAACAGCGGAGTAGCCCAGCAACTGGCCCGTAGCCCTGGCTTCGGCGATCGCAGCCCGCACCTCAGCGACATCTCGACCCAGTCGCGTTGCGATCTCCTCAGGGGACAGGGTCGCGTCCTGTTCGAGTAACTCAAGCACCTGCCGCATCGTGTGTACCTCCCGGGGGCGTCGTGTCGGACTGCCGGTGTGGCTTGAGGTCCGTCGGCCCCTGCGCTCTCTTCTTCTCCTGCACGCAGAAGTCCCAGTTACCGGCGACCCGTTTCGCCCTGCACTCCTCGTCGTCACACGGCTCGATATGAATCAGCACCTGCGCACTCGGGAACAGACCTGCCAGGTCCGCCTCCAGGTGGTCTGTGAATTCGTGGGCCTCGGCTACCGTCATACGATCGCACACAACCAGGTGCAGATCAATGTAGCGTTCGTGGCCGGCGCGTCGCGACCGCAGCCGATGGAAGTTCACAAACCGCCCGTAGTGTTCCTGAAGCGTACCGACGATCCGCTGGGTGTCCTCGATCGGGAGCGAGCTGTCCAGCAGTTGCTCCAAGGCATCGCGCGAGATGCGCCATCCCTGCGTCAAGACCAGTGCCGCCACGAAGACCGCCAGCGCCGGGTCGAGCCAGTGAACGTCGTAGCCGAAGAGCCCAAGGACGTAGATGAGCGCAAGGCCCACGAAGACACCGGCCGAAGTCCAGACGTCGGTACTCAGGTGGGCTGCGTCGGCCTCAAGAGCGATGGACTCATGCTTCCGGCCGACCCGATAGAGTGTGCGCGACACGATGATGTTCATGACCATGGAGAAGGCCATCACCGCCAGCGCCGGGGCGTGGTTGAGCTCCTCGTACTGGCCCTTGATCATCGAGCGCACCGCCGTATAGAGGATGCTCAGCGCGGCAACCACGATGAGCATGGCCTCAATCAGACCGGAGAGCGCCTCATACTTCCCGTGGCCGTAGCGGTGGTGCTCATCAGCGGGCTCGTTGGACTTGCGCACGCTGAAGAAGGCCAGGAGGGCTGCGACAAGGTCATTTCCGGAGTGAACCGCCTCCGAGATGACACTGATCGAGCCCGTGGCCAGCCCCGCCACAAGCTTGCTGACTGTGAGGAGAGTATTGGAGACCACAGACAGGCCGGCGGCCCGCCTGGTCTCTATCGCCCTTGCACTTCTGGCGGCCGTTCCGGTCGCCATACTGGATCGCCTCGCTGTGCCCAGACTGCCCGACACCTTACCTCGGATTTGCAAACCTGGGCGGTGGCCATCAGCCAACCGCCCAGGTGATCTCACGTCATGCAGGCACCCAAGTCCAGGGATGCCGTACCCCGCCGTCTACCGGATCAGAAGCGGCGCTTTGGCTTGCCGGCCTGTTTGGCGGCGCGCTCCTTCTCACGCTTGCGGCGTTCCCGCCGCTCGTCGCGCTTCGCGTCCAGCTCGGCCAGAGCCTTCTCCTGCCGCTCCGCGATCTCTTCCCGCTGCAGCCGCTCGATGGCCTTGCGACTGTTTGCCTTGTCGACCGAACCCGCATCGCCCTCTGCGACCTCTCTTGCCGGCTCGGCAACTGCTGCGGTCGACCGCGGTCGACCGTTCCCCACGGTTGCGGTCACACGCTGGCTGCGTGAGGTCGCAACGGCGTTAGCCCGGTTGCGCGCAGCTCGGTTCTCAAGGATAACGAGGATAGGACTCGCCGTGAAGATCGACGAGTAACACCCTGTCGAGATACCAATAAGGAGGGCGAAAGAGAAGCCCCGGATGGCCTCGCCGCCGAAGACCAGCAGAGAGACGACCGTGAACAGAACAACCACGACCAGGTTCACCGACCGCGCCATTACTTCGAGAAGACTGGCGTTCACAGTCTCTGCGAAGGTGGCCCGGCGATGGACCCGCATGTTCTCGCGGATGCGGTCCATGATAACGACGGTGTCGTGGTTTGAGTAACCCAGAACCGTGAGCAGGGCCGCAACGAAGGCGCTGTTCAGCTCGATTTTGAACAGGGCCATGCATCCCAGCACGACCAAAATGTCGTGGAGCAGGGAGATGATCGCCGCGATGCCGAAGCGGATCTCGTAGCGGATCGTGATGTAGATCAGGATCAACAGATAGCCAATGGCGAGAGCCAGGATCGACTGGTTGCGGAGTTCCTCACCAACCACAGGCCCGACCGTCTCGCGACCCATGTCACTGATCTTGCCCTTGTCAGGGAAGGTCTTCTCAAGCGAGGCGACGATGCTCTGGCTGCGGGTGGCTGCCTCCTCGTCGTTGGCGACGGGTGGAGTTCGCAGGTACAACTGCGAGAACTGCCCCTCGTCGTTCCCCACCAACTGGATCTCGCTGTGCCCCAGGTTCATTGAGTCGAGAACCTGGCGTATCTTGGCAGTCGCGTCGGGCACACCCGCATCATTCGCCGCAAGCGGAACCGCGAACTCATAGCGCAGCAGGCTTCCGCCGGTGAAGTCGATGCCGTAGTTGAAACCGTGGACCGCGAGGGCAAGCATGCCGATGACGACGGTCACCCCGGAAATGGTGAACCACAGCCAGGTCTTGCCAATCAGGTCCCAGTGCTTGTAGCGAAAGAGTTCCACGTCCAGAAGGCCTCCTTGGTACGACAGCTACGGGCTGAGAGCAGGAGCTAGCGCCGGGTGGCGGGATCCGCGCCGATCTCCTCAGGCGTGACACCAAACAGGGCCGGGTTGTTGCCGAACCTGCTCTCGGCCACGGCCGAGACCAACCAGCGGGAGACGGTCACAGCGGTGAAGAAGGAACACACCACACCGATGAACAGCATGGCCGCGAAGCTCTTGATGATGCTCGTGCCCAGGAAGTAGAGGACGGCGCAGGTGATCAAGGTCGTAGCGTTGGAGTCCACGATGGCCGTCCACGCACGGTCGAAGCCGGCTGCCACTGCGCTACGCATAGACTTGCCGGACCGAAGCTCTTCACGCAGGCGCTCGAAGATAAGGACGTTGGCGTCAACCGCCATACCGATCGAGATGATGACACCGGCGATACCAGGCAAGGTCAGCGTGATTCCACCAATTCCCTTAACCTGTTGGGAAATGGCGACCACTGCCAGCACAATCATCACGTAGAGGACTAGCGCGATGTCGGCAAGGAGCCCCGGCAGGCGGTAGTACAGCAGCATGAACACCACAACGGCGATGAAGCCGATCAGGCCGGCGCGCACGCTGCGGTCGATAGTGTCCTGGCCGAGGGTGGCGCTGACAGTGCGGTTTTCCGCGATCTCCAGCGGCACGGGAAGTGCACCAGCGTTGAGCAGCAAGCGCAGGTCGCCG encodes:
- a CDS encoding gamma-glutamyl-gamma-aminobutyrate hydrolase family protein (Members of this family of hydrolases with an active site Cys residue belong to MEROPS family C26.): MPDASLPRIAILCGYSDDPSPRDHLPHSYAEAVVAAGGAPFLVPCLGSREALLRVLNGAEGLLITGGVDVDPFCYGAEPARALGALSPERDRLDEVAIAYALARPELPVLGICRGIQSLNAFAGGTLVQDIPTEVEGAIKHAQSAPTSHATHSVEVVSGSRLEGILGKRSWRVNSFHHQAVRDVAAGFEVAATAPDGVIEAIERRDAAFCLGLQCHPEHLVGLDEGARKLFAQFVAAAR
- the lnt gene encoding apolipoprotein N-acyltransferase, which translates into the protein MRASRQARATGIPFPGQIILSVLAGGLLYMAFPPIDMGPLAWFALMPLFVALVSARTAGRGALCGLAFGLTFFLPFMHYLTMWGHPLPWIAAVLYLSVYPVVFGIAAVLVLRNPSPGWRVAGMAGAWTLLSWVRANAGALGFTFGDLAYTQHDQLPVLQVASVFGEFGLTALMVVVNAGLTQGLLGLAAERGWAPVADAKGWQRRANAAALASYALLLGVYFVGALALKQARHQDGQADPQGRVLKVAVVQGGVPLQTPVTDDDVQRSKDTYLRLNTVVPPDTDLTVWPESALPAYITSYPGLEDVAAEGARQTKGHLLIGTLEQLDGAYYNAARLYDAGGKVVDRYHKNDLLIFGEYVPLRDKLPCLRDYPLRNTDLTPGSGRKLFDIKGVRVAPLICFEATFPRQTREVCRQGAEVLAFLTSDAWAQDTPEVAQHSFTASMRAVESRRWVLRAATTGRSALYTPYGEVVQEIPVNGQGVLGQSVRPAEGLSIYHRIGDTPLLVISCVLWLVAAFWRPEDA
- a CDS encoding aminotransferase class I/II-fold pyridoxal phosphate-dependent enzyme, whose product is MSTPSQSLRLRPEVEHMPPSGIREFFDLTLGMEGVVTLGVGEPDFATPWKICDAVVDSLRRGQTSYTSNYGLMELREAIAEDLGMRWGVDYDPATELIVTMGVSEAMDVAMRALLSPGDEVVVPEPCYVSYKACVSMAGGNPVVVPCTVEHDFRPQVEDLEAAITPRTRGLIIGYPNNPTGTVMSREDLLQIARLAEEHDLFVVSDEIYAHLTYDGEHTCFASLPGMRERTILMNGFSKAYAMTGWRIGFTAAPGQLIEGMVRIHAYTALSAPISGQIGAIEALQHCEREMHEMVRDYDQRRRVFIKGLNDIGLPCFEARGAFYAFPSIAHTGLTSKQFSKALLYDEKVAAVPGTAFGDCGEGYLRCTYAQSMDNLKEALVRMERFLAKLKAGKVQVE
- a CDS encoding Lrp/AsnC family transcriptional regulator, producing the protein MRQVLELLEQDATLSPEEIATRLGRDVAEVRAAIAEARATGQLLGYSAVVNWEKNDSPKIYAFIAVSAVPEHGRGFDAIAEQITLFDEVHSVYLMSGGFDLQVVVEGEDFREIAQFVAEKLAPIPGVRSTATSFVLKTYKLEGRTAYTHRTTHRLAVTP
- a CDS encoding cation diffusion facilitator family transporter, whose translation is MATGTAARSARAIETRRAAGLSVVSNTLLTVSKLVAGLATGSISVISEAVHSGNDLVAALLAFFSVRKSNEPADEHHRYGHGKYEALSGLIEAMLIVVAALSILYTAVRSMIKGQYEELNHAPALAVMAFSMVMNIIVSRTLYRVGRKHESIALEADAAHLSTDVWTSAGVFVGLALIYVLGLFGYDVHWLDPALAVFVAALVLTQGWRISRDALEQLLDSSLPIEDTQRIVGTLQEHYGRFVNFHRLRSRRAGHERYIDLHLVVCDRMTVAEAHEFTDHLEADLAGLFPSAQVLIHIEPCDDEECRAKRVAGNWDFCVQEKKRAQGPTDLKPHRQSDTTPPGGTHDAAGA
- the secF gene encoding protein translocase subunit SecF encodes the protein MELFRYKHWDLIGKTWLWFTISGVTVVIGMLALAVHGFNYGIDFTGGSLLRYEFAVPLAANDAGVPDATAKIRQVLDSMNLGHSEIQLVGNDEGQFSQLYLRTPPVANDEEAATRSQSIVASLEKTFPDKGKISDMGRETVGPVVGEELRNQSILALAIGYLLILIYITIRYEIRFGIAAIISLLHDILVVLGCMALFKIELNSAFVAALLTVLGYSNHDTVVIMDRIRENMRVHRRATFAETVNASLLEVMARSVNLVVVVLFTVVSLLVFGGEAIRGFSFALLIGISTGCYSSIFTASPILVILENRAARNRANAVATSRSQRVTATVGNGRPRSTAAVAEPAREVAEGDAGSVDKANSRKAIERLQREEIAERQEKALAELDAKRDERRERRKREKERAAKQAGKPKRRF